In Pseudomonas abieticivorans, the genomic window TCCTCACCGAATACACCGGTGCTTCCGCCGGGCAGATTCGGGTATATGGCAAGGAAGACTGGATGTCGCCCGTGGCGTCCGGCTCCGGTGCGCCGAGCGCGATGGTAGTGGTGCCGTGTTCCACCGGCACTCTGTCGGCGATCGCTACCGGCGCTTGCAACAACCTGATCGAGCGGGCGGCGGACGTGACCCTCAAGGAGCGCCGGCAGCTGATCCTGGTACCCCGCGAGGCGCCGTACTCCACCATCCATCTGGAAAACATGCTCAGGCTGTCGCAGATGGGCGCGGTGATCCTTCCTGCTTCGCCGGGTTTCTACCATCAGCCGCAAACCATCGACGACTTGGTCGATTTCGTCGTGGCCCGCGTGCTTAACCTGTTGAACATCCCTCAGGACATGTTGCCGCGATGGGGCGAGCACCACTTCGGCGCCGATGAATAAGGCCTGGGCGGGCGCCGTGCTGGCGCTGCAGCTGGGTGGCTGCGCGACCATCAGCACGCTGGACGCGAACAAGCCCGGCGCACCGATCGTGTATTCCGGTGCGCGGCTCGATTGGTATGCGATAGAGGGGGGCTGCTGCCCGAAGGACAAGTTCGGCACTGAGCCGCCGGCTTATCCTTACGTGGACCTGCCAGCAAGCACCTTGCTCGATACGCTGTTGCTACCGTTGTCGCTGCTGACTGTGCTTGGCGTCAGCTACAACGCCCAGGGTGGGCTTTGACGCGGCGATCACTTGCCCAGCCGGCGCAGCTCGTCTGATTCCACCACGCGGATACCCTCCTGCTCTTCCAGCGCCAGGCGCCACAGCGCCCTGGCCAGTTGGCACGCTTCGATGCCACGGTACTTGCCGGGAATCAGTTTGGCGATGGGGGCCGCCAGTTGCTCGGCCAGGCGCGGCTCGGTGCGGTTACCCAGCAGCAGGGAAGGCCGCACGATGGTCAGTTGCGGCCAATCCTGCGCCCTGAGATCGCGTTCGGTTTCGCCTTTTATGCGGTTGTAGAAGATCTTCGACTTGTCGTCGGCATCGATGGCGCTGATGACCAGCAAGTGTCGCGCACCCAGCTCGCGCGCGCGTTTGGCGTAAGCCACCACCAGGTCGTGGTCTACCTGACGGAACGCTTCCTGTGAGCCGGCCTGCTTGATGGTGCTGCCCAGGCAGCAGTAAGCAATGTCGACCCGGCCGCCGAGCTCGGGCAACAGCTCTTCGATCTGCCCTACGGGGTTCACCAGGTGTGGGTGCTCGGCCAAGGGGCGACGAGTAGGGGCCAGGACACGACTGACGGTCGGCTCATTGAGCAGCCGATCAAGCAGGTGTTCACCGGTCAGGCCGGTAGCTCCGGCGAGCAGTATGTGCTGGGGCGTCAGATACATGATGTCTCTCCCTCGTTACACTTAGCTTAGTGCGTCTGGGCACTTTTTGCCGTGCTCAACGCTGCACTTTGCAATGCGTTCCTTGCCTGTTGCTGGCGCAAGCGCTGCCAATGCGCCAGTACGCCTTTCGGAGCCCAGATTTGTGGCTCCGAAGCCTCGAAATTCTCGGCCTTCTCCCTTTCGGCAACGTGCTTGCGAGCAAGTTCGAAGGCTTGCTGCAGGTCGTCCGTGTCGTTCAGTGCTTGCGCGAACAGGGCATCGCCAAAGTAGGTGAAGTCGGCTTCTTCGGAACACCCGAATGACACTCTATCGGCTCGGGAGGCGGTCATGATTAAGGTTTTGTCATCCTTGAGCGCCGGGATGAACCCCCCGGAATAACAAGCCGATATCACAATGATCTTGTCGCGGTTTTTCAGCGGGGCCAGTATCGCCGCCAGTTCGTCGGCAGGCAGGTCGGCCAGTTGCAGGCGCGGCAGGTCCAGCACCAGTTCGTGGTCATGGGTGCCGTGGCTGGTCAGGTAGATGAACACCAGGTCGTCCGGGCCACTGCGCTCGGCCAGGGTTTGCACGGCGCGGCTCAGGGTTTCCCGGCTGGCCATGGGCCGGTCGTCCAGGTGGTCGCGATGGTTGATCAGGCTGATCCGGCCGAACGCACCGAAGCGGCTGCCGAGCATCTTGCTGACGTAATCGGCCTCGCGCATGAACACGCTTTGCTTGCCGTCACCGGCCAGGGTCAGGCTGTACAGCTTGATGCCGGGGGTCGTCGCGGGTATGGCGGCCAGCGCCTGATCGAGCAGGCGGCCCTGGTTCAGCAGGCCCAGTTCCAGGGTGTCTGGCAGCAGTTTGCCCTGGCCATCACGTACCCGCTGGCCATTGGCCCACTGGCCGCTCTCAACGCTGCCATCCTTGTGGGTCAGGGTGCCGCGGCCCTGGTAGGCGTCGTTGGCGAAGCCGCCTTGGTAGGTACTGCCGTCCGCCAGCGCCAGAAAGCCCGGGCCGGCAAAATGCCAGTCCTGGAATTGCCCTTTGTAATGGCTGCCATCGCTACCGAACATTTCCCCGTCGCCGGTCAGCGAGCCTTCCTTGAACTGGCCGATCCACACGTCGCCGTCGGCGCTTTCGTAGCGCCCGCGGCCATCGAGCTGGTTGTTGTGGAAGCTGCCGATGTATTGGTCACCCTCTGCGCCGCTAAAGGTGCCATGGCCTTCCAACTGACCATTGGTGAAGTTGCCGCTGAACTGATTGCCGTCGGCATCACTGCGCACGCCTTCGCCGTTGGGCTTGCCATTGCTGAAAAAGCCTTGGTATTCGCTGCCGTCCACCAACTCCAGATGGCCTGCGCCGGAGTACTGGTCGGCCTTGAAGCCGCCGCGGTAGGTTTGCCCGGCGTCCTTGAGCGCGCCTTCGCCGTCGCGGCGGCCCAGTTTGA contains:
- the ubiX gene encoding flavin prenyltransferase UbiX, producing MSGPERVTLAMTGASGAQYGLRLLDCLVREDREVHFLISKAAQLVMSTETDVLLPPKPQMMQAFLTEYTGASAGQIRVYGKEDWMSPVASGSGAPSAMVVVPCSTGTLSAIATGACNNLIERAADVTLKERRQLILVPREAPYSTIHLENMLRLSQMGAVILPASPGFYHQPQTIDDLVDFVVARVLNLLNIPQDMLPRWGEHHFGADE
- a CDS encoding YceK/YidQ family lipoprotein, with the translated sequence MNKAWAGAVLALQLGGCATISTLDANKPGAPIVYSGARLDWYAIEGGCCPKDKFGTEPPAYPYVDLPASTLLDTLLLPLSLLTVLGVSYNAQGGL
- a CDS encoding oxidoreductase, whose amino-acid sequence is MYLTPQHILLAGATGLTGEHLLDRLLNEPTVSRVLAPTRRPLAEHPHLVNPVGQIEELLPELGGRVDIAYCCLGSTIKQAGSQEAFRQVDHDLVVAYAKRARELGARHLLVISAIDADDKSKIFYNRIKGETERDLRAQDWPQLTIVRPSLLLGNRTEPRLAEQLAAPIAKLIPGKYRGIEACQLARALWRLALEEQEGIRVVESDELRRLGK
- a CDS encoding C13 family peptidase; this translates as MRPLVPLALTLLLAACGDGESLSPPDARLPDGGRYRGEVVNGLLQGQGRIDYPNGSWYAGVFLNGQWHGEGEWHGSNGEVYRGQFSQGLFHGQGTLSANGGTYTGEFKLGRRDGEGALKDAGQTYRGGFKADQYSGAGHLELVDGSEYQGFFSNGKPNGEGVRSDADGNQFSGNFTNGQLEGHGTFSGAEGDQYIGSFHNNQLDGRGRYESADGDVWIGQFKEGSLTGDGEMFGSDGSHYKGQFQDWHFAGPGFLALADGSTYQGGFANDAYQGRGTLTHKDGSVESGQWANGQRVRDGQGKLLPDTLELGLLNQGRLLDQALAAIPATTPGIKLYSLTLAGDGKQSVFMREADYVSKMLGSRFGAFGRISLINHRDHLDDRPMASRETLSRAVQTLAERSGPDDLVFIYLTSHGTHDHELVLDLPRLQLADLPADELAAILAPLKNRDKIIVISACYSGGFIPALKDDKTLIMTASRADRVSFGCSEEADFTYFGDALFAQALNDTDDLQQAFELARKHVAEREKAENFEASEPQIWAPKGVLAHWQRLRQQQARNALQSAALSTAKSAQTH